The window AGCAGCAATTATGCTCGGCATGCTGCCTATGGCAATCGGGATTGGTTCTTCCGGTGCAGAAATGCGACAACCTCTCGGAATCGTGAGCATCGGCGGATTGCTGATATCTACCATCCTTACCTTGCTTGTCATTCCCGCATTTTATTACCTAACAACGAAATCTAAGATAAAATAAACATAACAAAACTTAACTTGTTCGCCAATAGGCGGATGAGGTAAATTTTGTTTGCTTTAAAACAGATCGAGGTGTCACGGACCACTCCGTGACACTGACCAATCCGTGACACAAATTTCGATCCATCGAGATGTTACGGACCAATCCGTGACACTGACTACTCCGTGACACAAATTTTTGTTCGTTTTGTTCGTTGCTAATTGAATTATTATCAAATCACGCATCCCCCCAAAATCAGCAAAAGATCAGCGTGAATTACACCTATACCTACATTAGCGCTTATAGAGGAAAGATGGTTTATAATTTCACATTTTCACAAAAAGGTAAAATAAAAGTGGATCAATTAAATAGAATGAAAATGAGATGGGTGATGTAGAAGTTCTAAATTTATAGGTTGAAAATGAATATTGTTCACTGACCCCAAAGGGGTTATTCAGATTTTTTCCTTTCTGCGAGGGCATAAATGCCAACGCTGAATCGAATAAAGCCGGATAAATCCGGCTGAAAAAAATGGCTGCTATGTTATGTAATGAGTATTATTCATAATACTTTTTTCGATTTAGCGTGGGGGTTTACCCCCTCGCAGACATTGTCCAAAACGACTGACTAATAAATCCAGACAAAATGCCCGCAAATAACTCGGTTTTTTTAGATGCATTCTTGTAAAAAAATGGGGGGGATGCGAATTATTATCAAATTTATTGACAGACATTTGCCTTTAAACAAAAAAAATCGCAAACCATATTCGGAGGTGGTGATGTTGAAAAAAATGGCAGAAACATTTTTGTATCATATTTGGGATGAGCAACATCTTCAGGAAAATTTGCAAACAAGAGACGAGCAAGATTTGAAAATTCTTTTTCAAGGAAAATGGAACAATCAGGCTGGTCCGGATTTTAAGGATGCAATTATTTTACTGAATAATAAAAAAGTGCAAGGGGATGTGGAAATTCACCGTTACGAAGCAGATTGGTATCATCACGAGCATCAGGAAAACAGAAATTTCAATGACGTTGTCCTGCACGTAATTTTTGAACAGAACAATTCAAATAAATTCACGATTTCGGAATGTGGAAATAAAATTCCTATTCTGATTATGAAGAATAATTTAGACGAAAGAGTGGAAAAATTGTGGGATAAATACGGAAATGCACCATTTGACAAAACACAAGACAAAACAATTCTGTGTAAACTTGCTCAATCCGATATTTCTCCTACCCAACTCAGCAAAATTCTTTTTTCAGAGGGAGAAAACCGATTTGAGAAAAAATGCAAAAGATTTTCTGCAGAATTATACAACTCGGATTTCAATCAAATTTTGTATAAGGGAATTATGGAGGCTTTGGGATATTCCAAAAACAAATCACCCTTTTTGCGATTGGCTTCCAAACTAACTTATAATAAATTGCAAAAGCTTTCTCACGATTGTGATTCTCCACATGATATTTTTTGCATTTTATCAATTTACAGCGGGATTGATCCTCATAAATATAACTTTAAATTTATAGACAATTCCATATTAGAACGATATCAAGCACATTTGGAAAGATACAAAGAACAGATTGACGACGAGAATTTGCAAAATTATCAATGGAATTTTTTCCGATTGCGTCCGACCAATCATCCGCTTTTTCGTATGTGGCAAATATCACCGTTCTTATTTGCTTCGATTCAAAATAATATCATCAACCGGATAATGTCCATCTTCAGTGTCTCGGGCAATGAAAAAATCAAAGTCTCAAAATTTCCAAATCTATTCTATGATATTCTCAATCCCGATAATGAGCGATTACCAAAAATTGGCAAATCACGTTGTGATGATATTTTTTTCAACATTATCCTTCCGGTGGCACATTTATATGCAAAAACTCTTGGCTATCAGGAACTCGCAGAAACGATTATCCACATTTATAAAAATTCAGGAAAACTTTCCGAGAATCACATCACGCGTTTTGTTTACACGCGTCTAAAGGATAAAATTCCCAACAAAAAGAAACTCAAATTAATCCACCAGCAGGGATTGATTCAGCATTATTACAGATTCTGTACACACTTTGATTGCCAAAATTGTTTGAATAATTTCTTGCCATAAAATGAATATACGATAAAGATTGTACAAATCGACAGTGCACTTGAGTTAAATCCAATCTTTTTCGGATTTGACTCAAATGCGGAACTAGAGCCTGTCCGTAAAGTATAGATTGGACGCAGATGAATGTGATAAACAACATCACGCTGAAAAAAAATGATTTACGCAGATAAAAAATTTAATTACAAAAAGAGTAGTATCAGCGCCTGCCCCGT is drawn from Candidatus Cloacimonadota bacterium and contains these coding sequences:
- a CDS encoding DUF2851 family protein, whose product is MLKKMAETFLYHIWDEQHLQENLQTRDEQDLKILFQGKWNNQAGPDFKDAIILLNNKKVQGDVEIHRYEADWYHHEHQENRNFNDVVLHVIFEQNNSNKFTISECGNKIPILIMKNNLDERVEKLWDKYGNAPFDKTQDKTILCKLAQSDISPTQLSKILFSEGENRFEKKCKRFSAELYNSDFNQILYKGIMEALGYSKNKSPFLRLASKLTYNKLQKLSHDCDSPHDIFCILSIYSGIDPHKYNFKFIDNSILERYQAHLERYKEQIDDENLQNYQWNFFRLRPTNHPLFRMWQISPFLFASIQNNIINRIMSIFSVSGNEKIKVSKFPNLFYDILNPDNERLPKIGKSRCDDIFFNIILPVAHLYAKTLGYQELAETIIHIYKNSGKLSENHITRFVYTRLKDKIPNKKKLKLIHQQGLIQHYYRFCTHFDCQNCLNNFLP